From Synoicihabitans lomoniglobus, the proteins below share one genomic window:
- a CDS encoding phosphotransferase — MSITPTDHAVRTLKDGYWDHTALVRQPDGSLRVRKSNKHPTTTSGPWGTESLRREIRYLLDLSPGDAICFPSVLHHWDTLGDADAAVGYEMPYYPTHRDAGVLAREEQLDQAEIDRFQDQLADLLFGHVHVPAPTAESLSRHFDQAVTRAFEGLSADPMLPRLLDAERLTLNGTVMRGPRAAWQFIQHETDMLAELDQEPGVRLHGDFFLENILWRPLSLHDQSATPALIMIDPVSVAGISRGPALFDLVKYVSYASGELLALRSEWVELDGFDATTADPVFSYRIKWQAPGLRPFQNRDWHSRFTSAYLDHHGVWDRRRYALIDGYFSAAMALNTRGHQRQARLLKATLEFNRVLGLAV; from the coding sequence ATGAGCATAACCCCAACAGACCACGCGGTCCGCACGCTGAAAGACGGATACTGGGACCACACCGCGCTGGTGCGGCAGCCCGACGGATCGCTGCGCGTGCGCAAAAGTAACAAACATCCTACCACCACCTCAGGCCCGTGGGGCACGGAATCCTTGCGACGGGAGATCCGCTACCTGCTCGATTTATCCCCCGGGGACGCCATCTGCTTTCCGTCGGTTTTACACCATTGGGATACGCTCGGCGACGCGGATGCCGCCGTCGGTTACGAGATGCCCTATTATCCGACGCACCGCGATGCCGGGGTCTTGGCGCGTGAGGAGCAACTCGACCAGGCAGAGATAGATCGGTTTCAAGACCAATTGGCGGATCTTTTGTTCGGCCACGTGCATGTGCCGGCCCCGACCGCAGAGTCGTTGAGCCGCCACTTCGATCAAGCCGTGACCAGGGCGTTTGAGGGGTTGAGTGCCGACCCCATGTTGCCCCGTTTGCTGGATGCGGAGCGACTGACGCTCAATGGCACCGTCATGCGGGGGCCGCGGGCCGCCTGGCAGTTCATCCAGCACGAAACAGACATGTTGGCGGAACTCGACCAAGAGCCCGGCGTGCGGCTGCACGGCGACTTCTTTCTGGAAAACATCCTGTGGCGTCCACTGTCCCTTCACGACCAAAGCGCGACACCGGCATTGATCATGATCGATCCGGTTTCCGTCGCCGGAATCAGCCGCGGTCCGGCGCTGTTCGATCTGGTGAAATACGTGTCCTACGCCAGCGGCGAACTGCTCGCGCTGCGTTCCGAGTGGGTCGAATTGGACGGGTTTGATGCGACGACCGCAGATCCGGTTTTTAGCTACCGGATCAAGTGGCAGGCCCCTGGCTTGCGGCCTTTCCAAAACCGCGACTGGCACAGTCGTTTCACCTCCGCGTATCTCGATCATCATGGTGTCTGGGATCGGCGACGCTACGCGTTGATCGATGGATACTTCAGCGCCGCCATGGCACTCAATACCCGGGGGCACCAGCGGCAGGCGCGCCTCTTGAAGGCGACGCTGGAATTCAATCGAGTGCTCGGTCTCGCCGTTTGA
- a CDS encoding N-acetylmuramoyl-L-alanine amidase has translation MSHLFESGWRRSASWLTLSVGLLAGCATPAVAPEAEGPDPVTVAAVEEPLVDAESIAVEPIAVEPEIVTPSPEAEIPAGVAPGTLVTRHGDEIMVAGQLFRTGTPVVLWVDEGGYDGYRVERRFSSASRADWTSSVEDNPALESPNRYGMRGAVLTATERERVRGGGWDLATLQRVVDQFVLHYDVSGTSARCFERLHDQRGLSIHFMLDVDGTIYQTIDLKERAWHATFANSRSIGIEIANIGAYPPARANPLEEWYARDETGRTALTIPKAAYPESVRAAEFSGRPIRDDLQCGSINGDEFYQYDFTHEQYAALIKLTATLCTVFPNLACDYPRDAEGQLRTDTLSREEWKAFQGVLGHFHLQTNKVDPGPAMQWDRVIGGARALLPEAAID, from the coding sequence ATGAGCCACCTCTTTGAGTCCGGATGGAGACGATCAGCGTCGTGGTTGACGCTGAGCGTGGGGTTGCTGGCGGGGTGTGCCACTCCCGCTGTGGCACCCGAGGCGGAAGGACCCGACCCGGTGACAGTTGCAGCCGTCGAGGAGCCTCTCGTTGACGCCGAATCGATCGCCGTGGAGCCGATTGCGGTCGAACCTGAGATCGTGACGCCTTCGCCAGAGGCGGAGATTCCCGCCGGCGTCGCTCCCGGGACGTTGGTGACGCGCCACGGCGACGAAATCATGGTGGCGGGGCAATTGTTTCGCACGGGCACGCCCGTCGTATTGTGGGTCGATGAAGGCGGGTATGATGGTTATCGGGTGGAGCGTCGTTTCAGTTCCGCGAGTCGGGCGGATTGGACGAGTAGCGTCGAGGATAACCCCGCGTTGGAATCGCCCAACCGCTATGGCATGCGCGGGGCGGTCTTGACCGCGACGGAGCGTGAGCGCGTGCGCGGCGGCGGGTGGGATTTGGCGACATTGCAACGCGTGGTGGATCAATTCGTCCTGCACTACGATGTGAGCGGCACGAGCGCGCGTTGCTTCGAACGTCTGCATGACCAGCGCGGTCTCAGCATTCACTTCATGTTGGATGTCGATGGCACCATTTACCAAACGATCGATCTCAAGGAACGGGCGTGGCACGCCACGTTTGCCAACAGTCGTTCCATCGGTATCGAGATTGCCAACATCGGGGCGTATCCCCCGGCGAGGGCCAATCCGCTGGAGGAGTGGTATGCGAGGGATGAAACCGGCCGCACCGCGTTGACGATACCGAAAGCCGCTTATCCGGAATCGGTGCGCGCTGCGGAATTCAGCGGTCGTCCGATCCGCGATGATTTGCAGTGCGGCTCCATCAACGGCGACGAGTTCTACCAATATGATTTCACGCACGAGCAATACGCCGCCCTGATCAAACTCACCGCGACGCTCTGCACGGTCTTTCCGAATCTGGCCTGCGACTATCCGCGGGATGCGGAGGGTCAGCTGCGCACCGACACGCTCTCGCGAGAGGAATGGAAGGCATTTCAAGGCGTGTTGGGACACTTCCATCTGCAGACCAACAAAGTCGATCCGGGGCCCGCCATGCAGTGGGATCGGGTGATTGGTGGGGCGCGGGCTCTGCTGCCCGAGGCCGCCATTGACTAG
- a CDS encoding glycerol-3-phosphate dehydrogenase/oxidase, protein MKSEGKLNRTESLAALQAGDTFDVLIVGGGATGLGAAVDAASRGHRVALVEAEDFAKGTSSRSTKLVHGGVRYLRQGNISLVLEALRERGRLARKAPHLVRDQSFVIPNYRWWEGPFYGIGMKVYDQLAGRLGLSPSRWLTKTETLERIPTIETEDLDGGVLYYDGQFDDARLAIHLAMTAATHGAVVINHCRCVGLVKSNGQISGARVRDAESGAEFEVKAKTVVNATGVFVDELRRVDQPETPPVIAVSQGIHVVLPRKFLPGDAAIMVPKTSDGRVLFAVPWHDRVVVGTTDTPLDKASIEPRALAEERDFVMEHARQYLSLDPTADDVLSVFAGLRPLVREAGAESTAALSRDHAILISESGLITVSGGKWTTYRKMAEDVIDHVETVGDLDEKPCVTVNLLIHGAGGENEDDTTSIDGYGTDADAIAALAASEVDGASRLHPSLPYETAEVIWHVRAEMARTVEDVLARRTRALLLDAKASIEAAPVVAAVMARELGRNDAWGAEQVRAYTALAQGYVFTHSSSMG, encoded by the coding sequence ATGAAAAGTGAAGGCAAATTGAACCGGACGGAGAGCCTGGCGGCGTTGCAGGCGGGCGATACGTTTGACGTGTTGATCGTGGGCGGCGGGGCCACCGGTTTGGGCGCAGCGGTCGATGCGGCCTCGCGCGGCCATCGGGTGGCGTTGGTGGAGGCGGAGGACTTTGCCAAAGGCACGTCGAGTCGCTCGACCAAGTTGGTGCATGGCGGGGTGCGCTACCTGCGACAGGGCAATATTTCGCTCGTGCTGGAAGCGCTGCGCGAACGTGGTCGGTTGGCGCGCAAAGCCCCGCATCTTGTGCGCGATCAGTCGTTTGTGATACCCAACTACCGGTGGTGGGAAGGCCCGTTTTACGGCATCGGCATGAAAGTCTACGATCAGTTGGCGGGACGGTTGGGGCTCTCGCCGTCGCGGTGGTTGACCAAGACTGAAACCCTGGAGCGGATCCCGACGATTGAAACGGAGGATCTCGATGGCGGCGTGCTCTATTACGACGGTCAGTTCGATGATGCGCGCCTGGCCATTCACCTCGCCATGACCGCGGCAACGCATGGCGCCGTGGTGATCAACCACTGTCGTTGTGTGGGGTTGGTTAAGTCGAATGGACAGATTTCCGGAGCTCGCGTGCGCGATGCCGAAAGTGGCGCGGAGTTTGAGGTGAAAGCAAAAACGGTGGTTAATGCGACGGGCGTGTTTGTGGACGAGCTACGGCGCGTCGATCAACCGGAGACCCCACCGGTGATCGCGGTCAGTCAGGGCATTCATGTGGTTTTACCGCGCAAGTTCCTGCCGGGAGATGCCGCGATTATGGTGCCCAAAACCAGCGACGGCCGCGTATTGTTTGCCGTGCCCTGGCACGATCGCGTCGTGGTGGGCACGACGGATACGCCCTTGGATAAAGCGTCAATCGAACCCCGCGCCCTGGCGGAAGAGAGAGACTTCGTGATGGAGCACGCGCGGCAATACCTGTCGCTCGACCCGACGGCGGACGACGTGCTGAGTGTATTCGCCGGACTGCGTCCCTTGGTGCGCGAAGCCGGGGCGGAGTCCACGGCGGCGTTGTCCCGCGATCACGCGATCCTGATCAGCGAAAGTGGACTCATCACCGTAAGTGGTGGCAAATGGACGACGTATCGTAAAATGGCAGAGGATGTGATCGACCACGTGGAAACCGTCGGTGATTTGGACGAGAAGCCCTGCGTCACGGTGAACTTACTCATCCATGGTGCCGGGGGTGAAAACGAAGATGACACCACAAGCATTGACGGTTACGGCACGGATGCGGATGCGATCGCCGCGTTGGCGGCATCCGAGGTCGACGGGGCCTCGCGATTGCATCCGTCGTTGCCGTATGAGACTGCGGAAGTGATCTGGCATGTTCGCGCGGAGATGGCGCGAACGGTGGAGGACGTTTTGGCCCGGCGCACCCGGGCGCTCCTGCTCGATGCGAAGGCGTCGATCGAAGCCGCGCCGGTGGTGGCCGCCGTCATGGCACGGGAACTGGGCCGGAATGACGCGTGGGGGGCCGAGCAGGTGAGAGCGTATACCGCGTTGGCGCAGGGCTACGTTTTTACGCATTCATCGAGTATGGGCTGA
- the glpK gene encoding glycerol kinase GlpK produces the protein MSDPRFILALDQGTTSSRSIVFDRAGQQVSAAQQEFTQHYPRPGWVEHDANEIWTTQRQTMEDALARSGGTAKDVAAIGITNQRETLVVWDRGSGEPVAPAIVWQDRRTSDDCARWVEQGLESRVTEITGLRLDPYFTGSKLAWLLRHVNGLKTKAESGQVLAGTIDTWLIWKLTDGAVHATDASNASRTLLFNLSTGDWDQEMLELFGVPHAMLPEVRDSSGEFGRVADGLPAAGVPITGVAGDQHAALFGQACFEPGMAKNTYGTGCFLLMQTGTEMVRSQNNLLTTVAWRLNGRMEYALEGSVFVAGAAVQWMRDELKLVESAEQLSELAGSVPDANGAILVPAFAGLGAPHWDPYARGTLVGLTRGTNRAHLCRAVLDSIALQSADLIAAMEKDAGVPLQELRVDGGASRSAALMQIQADLLGSPVVRPVEVETTALGAAYLAGLGVGWWSDRGEIARAWKADTKFTRQRPIDELDRLRRDWAKAVERAKHWEESSHEK, from the coding sequence ATGAGCGATCCCCGGTTCATTCTCGCGCTTGATCAAGGCACCACGAGTTCGCGGTCCATTGTATTTGATCGGGCAGGACAACAAGTCTCCGCCGCGCAACAGGAGTTTACGCAGCACTACCCGCGACCGGGTTGGGTCGAGCACGATGCGAACGAGATTTGGACCACCCAGCGCCAGACCATGGAGGATGCGCTCGCCCGATCCGGGGGGACGGCGAAAGACGTGGCGGCGATCGGCATCACCAACCAGCGGGAAACGTTGGTGGTGTGGGATCGCGGTTCCGGGGAGCCGGTGGCCCCGGCGATCGTGTGGCAGGATCGTCGCACGTCCGATGACTGTGCGCGGTGGGTGGAGCAAGGGCTGGAATCGCGCGTGACCGAAATCACGGGACTCCGGTTGGATCCTTATTTCACGGGCAGCAAGCTCGCGTGGCTGTTGCGGCACGTGAACGGTCTTAAAACGAAGGCCGAGTCGGGCCAGGTGTTGGCGGGCACGATCGACACGTGGTTGATTTGGAAACTGACCGACGGTGCCGTGCACGCGACCGATGCGAGCAACGCGTCGCGCACGCTGTTGTTCAATCTCAGCACCGGCGACTGGGACCAAGAAATGTTGGAGCTGTTCGGAGTGCCGCACGCGATGCTGCCGGAGGTGCGGGATTCATCCGGTGAGTTCGGCCGCGTGGCGGATGGACTGCCGGCGGCCGGAGTGCCCATCACCGGAGTTGCGGGGGACCAACACGCCGCGCTGTTTGGGCAGGCGTGTTTTGAACCGGGCATGGCCAAGAACACTTACGGCACCGGCTGCTTCCTGCTCATGCAAACCGGCACCGAGATGGTGCGTTCGCAAAACAATCTGCTGACGACGGTGGCTTGGCGTCTCAACGGACGGATGGAATACGCGCTCGAAGGTTCGGTCTTCGTCGCCGGGGCGGCGGTGCAGTGGATGCGCGACGAACTCAAACTCGTGGAGTCGGCCGAGCAACTGAGCGAGCTCGCGGGATCCGTGCCGGATGCGAATGGAGCGATTCTGGTCCCGGCTTTTGCGGGACTGGGCGCACCGCACTGGGATCCGTATGCGCGCGGCACGTTGGTGGGATTGACCCGCGGCACCAATCGGGCGCATCTGTGCCGAGCGGTGCTCGACAGCATCGCGTTGCAAAGCGCGGACCTGATTGCGGCGATGGAAAAAGATGCCGGGGTGCCGCTTCAGGAATTGCGCGTCGATGGCGGGGCGTCGCGCAGTGCGGCGTTGATGCAAATCCAAGCCGATCTGCTGGGCTCGCCGGTGGTGCGCCCGGTTGAAGTCGAAACCACGGCGCTCGGCGCGGCCTACTTGGCCGGTCTGGGCGTGGGCTGGTGGAGTGACCGCGGCGAGATCGCACGTGCCTGGAAAGCGGATACAAAATTTACGCGCCAACGTCCGATCGACGAGCTCGATCGGTTGCGCCGGGATTGGGCGAAAGCCGTGGAGCGGGCAAAACATTGGGAGGAATCCAGTCATGAAAAGTGA
- a CDS encoding sigma-54-dependent transcriptional regulator: MPASAPRILIADDQPDVLEALRLLLKGEGYQIDAVKSPAAVLRAVESRDFALVLIDLNYARDTTSGEEGLELLEKLQNLDSNLPVVVMTAWASVEIAVEAMRRGARDFVTKPWDNPRLLAIVRNQVDLGSAVRAFRRLEQENQILRGKDAGPTMIAESVSMRPILDMIARVGPSDANILITGENGTGKGVVARALHAVSVRSTDPFISVNMGGLPEGIFESELFGHVRGAFTDAKSDRAGRFELADGGSLFMDEIGNIPLSQQAKILRTLETGEFERVGSSRTYRANVRLISATNADLQQQVADGKFRQDLLFRLNTIHIHLPPLRERREDIDLLAQHFLKQHVKRYNKSITGFDSSATEAMRGYTWPGNVRELDHAVERGCLMAQGKVIKAGDLGLNAGNATPQIEDMSIEEVEAYLIKKTLARCDGNARKAAEELGLSRSAFYRRLEKYGL; encoded by the coding sequence ATGCCCGCCTCCGCCCCTCGCATCCTGATCGCTGATGACCAACCCGATGTGCTCGAAGCCCTCCGGTTGTTACTCAAAGGCGAAGGCTACCAGATCGACGCCGTCAAATCGCCGGCCGCCGTCCTCCGCGCCGTTGAATCCCGCGACTTCGCACTCGTGCTCATCGATCTCAACTACGCCCGCGACACCACCTCCGGCGAAGAGGGTCTCGAGCTGTTGGAAAAGCTGCAAAATCTCGATTCCAACCTACCCGTCGTCGTGATGACGGCGTGGGCCAGCGTCGAGATTGCCGTCGAAGCCATGCGCCGCGGCGCCCGCGACTTCGTCACCAAACCCTGGGACAACCCACGCCTGCTCGCCATCGTGCGCAACCAGGTCGACCTCGGCAGCGCCGTGCGCGCCTTCCGTCGCCTCGAACAGGAAAACCAAATCCTGCGTGGCAAGGATGCCGGCCCCACCATGATCGCCGAATCCGTGTCGATGCGACCCATCCTCGACATGATCGCCCGCGTCGGCCCGTCCGATGCCAACATTCTTATCACCGGTGAAAACGGCACCGGCAAAGGCGTCGTCGCCCGCGCGCTCCACGCCGTCTCCGTGCGTTCCACCGATCCGTTCATATCCGTCAACATGGGCGGTTTGCCGGAAGGGATTTTTGAAAGCGAACTCTTCGGCCACGTGCGCGGCGCCTTCACCGACGCCAAGAGCGATCGCGCCGGCCGCTTCGAACTCGCCGACGGCGGTTCGCTCTTCATGGACGAAATCGGCAACATTCCGCTTTCCCAGCAGGCCAAGATCCTGCGCACCCTCGAAACCGGCGAGTTCGAACGGGTCGGCTCCTCGCGCACCTACCGCGCCAACGTGCGGCTCATCTCCGCCACCAACGCCGATCTGCAACAGCAGGTCGCCGACGGCAAATTCCGCCAGGATCTGCTGTTTCGCCTCAACACCATCCACATCCACCTGCCGCCCCTGCGCGAACGTCGCGAAGATATCGACTTGCTGGCCCAGCATTTCCTCAAACAGCACGTCAAACGCTACAACAAATCGATCACCGGCTTCGACAGTTCCGCCACCGAAGCCATGCGCGGTTACACCTGGCCGGGCAATGTGCGTGAACTCGATCACGCCGTGGAACGCGGCTGCCTCATGGCCCAGGGCAAAGTCATCAAGGCCGGCGATCTCGGTCTCAACGCCGGCAACGCCACGCCGCAGATTGAAGACATGAGCATTGAGGAAGTGGAAGCTTACCTCATCAAAAAGACGCTCGCCCGCTGCGACGGCAATGCCCGCAAAGCCGCCGAAGAACTCGGCCTCTCCCGCAGCGCCTTCTACCGCCGGCTCGAAAAATACGGACTCTGA
- a CDS encoding sensor histidine kinase, with product MAKPTRNRLNHDQHVLVGVLLAGLPAVIVSMWHLWFAGDQQPKVQWTLSLLIIGFWLGFAFSVQNRVVRSLQTMANLLSALREGDFSIRARGANRDNAMGDVMSEINSLGAILKAQRLGAMEATALLRTVMEEIDVAIFAFDGDGVLRLVNRSGQELLASPAEKILGRSAPEIGLAECINGPDTGVLEATDFPGGTGRWGMRRTSFREGGLPHELVVVADLSEALREEELKAWQRLVRVLGHELNNSLAPIKSIAGSLGSMLKRPQRADDWEEDLRGGLEIIANRAEGLSRFMQAYSRLAKLPKPVKSPCEVHPLLHQVVRLELRHKVEIVEGPAVTVPCDGPQIEQVLINLIKNAVEATLEAANPDDESEPPIDLPPPPSVKVTWDIVGKFVEFRVIDAGPGIGKATNLFVPFFTTKPAGSGIGLVLCRQIAENHDGDLVLENRTDTQGCIAVLRLPA from the coding sequence ATGGCGAAGCCCACCCGAAACCGACTGAACCATGACCAGCACGTGCTGGTGGGGGTCTTGCTGGCCGGACTGCCCGCGGTGATCGTCTCGATGTGGCATCTGTGGTTTGCCGGTGACCAACAGCCCAAAGTGCAGTGGACGCTGTCGCTGCTCATCATCGGTTTCTGGCTCGGGTTCGCCTTCTCCGTGCAAAACCGCGTGGTGCGCTCGCTGCAAACCATGGCCAATCTGCTTTCCGCCTTGCGCGAAGGTGACTTCTCCATTCGTGCCCGGGGCGCCAATCGCGACAACGCGATGGGTGACGTCATGTCCGAGATCAATTCCCTCGGCGCCATCCTCAAGGCACAACGTCTCGGCGCCATGGAAGCCACCGCCCTGCTGCGCACCGTCATGGAGGAAATCGACGTGGCCATCTTCGCCTTCGACGGCGACGGCGTCCTACGGCTCGTCAATCGCTCCGGCCAGGAACTCCTCGCCTCACCCGCCGAAAAAATCCTGGGCCGCTCTGCGCCTGAAATCGGCTTGGCCGAATGTATCAACGGACCCGATACCGGCGTATTGGAAGCCACGGATTTCCCCGGAGGCACCGGTCGCTGGGGCATGCGCCGCACGTCCTTTCGCGAGGGAGGTTTACCGCACGAACTTGTCGTCGTCGCCGATCTCAGCGAGGCGTTGCGCGAGGAGGAACTCAAAGCCTGGCAACGCCTCGTGCGCGTGCTCGGTCACGAGCTGAACAACTCCCTCGCGCCCATCAAATCGATTGCCGGCAGTCTGGGTTCCATGCTCAAACGTCCCCAACGCGCGGACGATTGGGAAGAAGACCTGCGCGGAGGTTTGGAGATCATTGCCAATCGCGCCGAAGGGCTCAGTCGCTTCATGCAGGCATACTCGCGCCTCGCCAAACTTCCCAAGCCCGTCAAATCGCCCTGCGAAGTCCATCCCCTGCTGCATCAAGTCGTCCGCCTCGAACTGCGGCACAAGGTGGAGATCGTCGAGGGTCCTGCCGTGACCGTGCCATGCGATGGTCCGCAGATCGAACAAGTCCTGATCAACCTCATCAAGAACGCCGTGGAAGCGACCCTTGAAGCGGCCAATCCGGACGACGAGAGCGAGCCACCGATCGACCTGCCTCCGCCTCCCAGCGTGAAAGTAACATGGGATATCGTGGGAAAATTTGTGGAGTTTCGGGTCATCGATGCCGGACCAGGTATCGGCAAGGCCACCAATTTGTTCGTGCCGTTTTTCACCACGAAACCGGCGGGTTCCGGCATCGGTCTGGTGCTCTGCCGCCAGATTGCCGAGAACCACGACGGCGACCTCGTTTTGGAAAACCGCACCGACACCCAAGGCTGCATCGCCGTCCTGCGTTTGCCGGCTTAG
- a CDS encoding WD40/YVTN/BNR-like repeat-containing protein yields MIASNRSIRRLQYFAAALFALATTCSATGATNFSIRHQVSGGATLWGLVEGPDGLVAVGTGGRLLTSEDGKNWQSRETETDAWLTAVTFANGRYVVVGESGVILLSDDLITWRLVADVPTEERLNNIRFGGGRWVAVGERGTIIWSDDAVIWRQSSRLTSKWLRALATSEAVDVDGTRHRIWVTGGQADVRLHSFDGIEWIKDTFSGNGGKDVEAFTPIYSGFGTTSQSEGTFRVHSHEFGAVGSDGFIASYHVISSLDPSGDDPNGIYHGFYFHSLSGSTDDEFKDIDWRAIVRGNGRHFVVGTAGTVLSAPQIYSRSEWTRHHNLPDTTFTAAGFGLDSFFIVGANETIVQSSPSFRGQLANLSARGRIVGAHGSLVAGFVLGGAEETTLLLRGVGPQLTDFGITAPLPAPRIRLQDASTTTLQTNNGWRFSQHLSLATSQTGAFPLPDGSDDSAMLATLAPGAYTLTTNDESGDEGVTLSEIYHVPDREGVFPAAHPINLSTRGRVGAGEDVLVGGFVVEGASAIRVLVRAVGPGLAQFNVGNPLADPTITVQSADGTLIGTNDNWESQAHPGDQTTILNEILETSRVVGAFPLDAHSTDAALLLWLSPGTYTATVSGNPTTSSGGEALFEIYELP; encoded by the coding sequence ATGATCGCATCCAATCGTTCGATACGTCGTTTACAATACTTCGCCGCGGCACTATTCGCTTTGGCCACGACTTGCTCTGCCACCGGCGCAACGAATTTTTCAATCCGACATCAAGTTTCCGGCGGGGCCACATTATGGGGCTTGGTTGAGGGACCGGATGGTTTGGTCGCAGTCGGGACAGGCGGTCGCCTCCTCACTTCTGAGGACGGTAAAAACTGGCAATCCCGCGAAACCGAAACGGATGCGTGGCTGACCGCCGTGACTTTCGCCAATGGGCGTTATGTTGTCGTCGGTGAATCCGGGGTAATTCTACTTTCGGACGATCTCATTACGTGGCGTTTGGTGGCGGACGTCCCGACTGAAGAGCGTTTGAACAACATCAGGTTCGGCGGTGGCCGTTGGGTCGCAGTGGGAGAGCGTGGCACCATTATCTGGTCGGACGACGCCGTGATCTGGCGACAATCCTCGCGACTCACATCCAAATGGCTGCGAGCCTTGGCGACGAGTGAGGCGGTGGATGTCGACGGCACCCGCCACCGTATTTGGGTGACCGGAGGCCAAGCAGATGTGCGTCTCCATTCGTTCGATGGAATCGAGTGGATAAAGGATACCTTTTCAGGCAACGGCGGCAAAGATGTGGAAGCCTTTACGCCGATCTACAGTGGGTTCGGAACCACCTCCCAAAGCGAAGGCACATTTCGCGTCCACTCTCACGAATTTGGAGCTGTCGGTTCCGACGGCTTCATTGCCTCGTATCATGTAATTTCCTCTCTCGATCCCTCCGGCGATGACCCGAATGGGATCTACCACGGATTCTATTTTCATTCGCTCTCGGGGTCCACCGACGACGAATTTAAAGACATTGATTGGCGGGCGATCGTGCGAGGCAACGGGCGACACTTTGTGGTCGGCACTGCGGGCACGGTGCTTTCGGCCCCCCAGATTTACTCCCGCTCAGAATGGACTCGGCATCACAATTTGCCCGACACCACATTCACCGCCGCCGGGTTTGGCTTGGATTCCTTTTTCATCGTCGGTGCCAACGAAACAATTGTGCAATCCTCGCCTTCGTTCCGCGGTCAACTGGCCAACCTGTCCGCCCGAGGACGCATTGTGGGAGCCCACGGCAGTCTCGTCGCCGGATTCGTGTTGGGCGGCGCCGAGGAAACCACGCTCCTGCTACGCGGAGTAGGCCCCCAACTTACTGACTTCGGCATAACCGCACCTCTGCCGGCTCCACGCATTCGACTTCAGGACGCCTCGACTACCACGCTTCAAACGAACAACGGATGGCGCTTCTCGCAGCACCTTTCCCTGGCGACCTCCCAAACCGGGGCGTTCCCACTCCCTGATGGCTCCGATGATAGCGCGATGTTGGCAACGCTCGCTCCAGGCGCCTACACGCTGACCACCAACGACGAAAGCGGTGATGAAGGTGTAACTTTGTCCGAAATTTACCACGTTCCAGATCGGGAAGGCGTGTTCCCTGCCGCCCATCCAATCAACCTTTCTACTCGCGGTCGGGTCGGCGCGGGAGAGGACGTGCTCGTGGGTGGTTTCGTGGTCGAGGGCGCCTCTGCCATTCGTGTGCTGGTTCGTGCCGTGGGCCCGGGCCTCGCACAATTTAACGTGGGGAATCCCCTCGCGGATCCCACCATCACCGTGCAATCGGCCGACGGAACCTTAATCGGCACCAACGACAACTGGGAATCCCAAGCCCACCCGGGCGACCAGACTACCATTCTGAACGAGATCCTAGAAACTTCGCGAGTGGTCGGTGCATTCCCCTTGGACGCACATAGCACGGACGCCGCGCTCCTCCTCTGGCTCTCCCCGGGAACATACACTGCCACCGTTTCAGGCAATCCAACAACCAGCTCGGGCGGAGAAGCCCTGTTCGAAATCTACGAACTCCCCTGA